The DNA region GATGCTCGCCTTGTCCCGGCCGCCGGTGAGCTCTTCGCCCTTGCCCAGCAGCAGGTGCCTGCCCAGCCCGCCTTCGCCGAGACCGCGCGCGACCCTGGCCAGCGCGTGCATGTTGACCACGCTGGCCCGGAGCTTCGCGAGCTGACCTTCGGCCAGTTCGGGATGGGTGTTGTAGAGGTGGTCGGTGACGACCAGGCCCAGCACCGCGTCCCCGAGGAACTCCAGACGCTCGTTCGGCGGCAACCCACCGTTCTCATAGGCATAAGAACGGTGGGTCAGCGACAGCGTCAGCAGCTCGGGCTCGATCGTGATCCCGAGTGCTTCGAGCAGTGGTGCGGGGTCCGCGGGTGGTCCACCGGCCGACTTGCCCCCCATGTCGTCAGCTGCCGATCAGGCGGGCTCGACGACCTGGCGACCGTTGTGCTGGCCGCAGGCCGGGCACGCGATGTGCTGGAGCTTCGGCTGCTTGCAGGCGCGGTTGGAGCAGGGCACCAGCTGAACCGGAGCCGCCTTCCACTGGCTGCGGCGCGCGCGGGTGTTGGATCGCGACATCTTCCGCTTCGGGACGGCCACGAGTAGATCTCCTTCAGACGGTCTGCCCGCGGTCGCGAGCGAACTTGCTTCTCCGGATCGAGCTGGTGCTCGTCAGGCTTGCTTTCCGGGGCCATCGGCCTGGTCATCGCCCGTTTCGTCGCCGAAACGATCGACCAGCGCGGCCCACCGAGGGTCTATCTTCTCATGCCCGTGCCCGGGCTCGAGATCGGCCCACTTGACACCGCATTCGGTGCACAGTCCCCGGCAGTCCTCGGTGCACAGCGGGGCCAGCGGGAGCGCCAGCACCACCGCGTCGCGGACCGTCGGCTCGAGATCGATCCGGTCGTCCACCAGGCGGGGGATCTCGTCCTCGTCGGTGGTCTCCTCGGTCGCGGAGCCGGGGTAGGCGAAGAGCTCGGTCAGGTCGACCTCGACGTCCTCGGTGATCGGGTCGAGGCACCGCGAGCAGTGCCCCGTCGCGACGGCGGACGCCGTCCCGCTGACGAGCACACCCTCGACGACGGATTCGAGCATCAGGTCGAGTTCGAGGCTGGAGCCGGCGTCGATGGTGATGACGTCGGGCACACCGAGCGCGTTCTCGACGGGGATCGAGCGTTGGACGGCCTTGCTCAGGCCGGCGTGACGGCCGAGCTCGCGGGTGTCGAGCACCCACGGGTTCCGGTCGTCCAGCTGCGCAGGCCTGGCCTGCGGCGACTTGTTCTCAGACATCGGTCACCAGGGTACGCAGGTACCGCCACTCACTTTCGGGCGGCCGGAACCGGGCCGGTCCGTGAAGGCCTCCTTACCTACCCTGAAGGTAGTGAAGGAGGCCCTCACTACCTTCAGGGCCGGATGAACCAGCAGCCCTGGGGCGATCAGCTCTGGTAGTCGTACAGCGAAGTCCGGCTGTTGCCCGGCAGGTTGACCGGCGACCGCAGGTGGTTGCGCCCGGAGTCGACCGTCCGCAGCGTGGTCGCCAGCAGCTCGGAGAACTCGGCCAGCTTCCCGTCGACGTAGGCGTCGCAGTCGCCGCGCTGCTTGTCGGCCTCGACGTGCGCCTCGTCGACGATGCGCGCCGCCTCGCCGTGCGCGGCCTGGACGACCTCGGTCTGGGCGACGAGCCGGGCCTGTTCGGCGCGGCCGTCCTCGATGGCGCGCTCGTAGGCGTCGCGGCCGGCCTGGATCATCCGCTCCGACTCGGCACGCGAGCGGTCGGTGAGGTTCTGGAACTCCGCCTGCCCGGCGGCGACCATGCGCTCGGCCTCGCTGTGCGCGTCGCTCATCATCTGCTCGGCGCGGGCCCGGGCGTCGGCGAGGATGCGCTCGGCCTCGGCCTGCGCGTCGGCGACCGTGCGGTCGGCCTCGGTGTTCGCCGTGGTGATCGTCTCCGCCGCCTCGGTGCGGGCGGTCTGGATCAGCTGATCACGCTTGTCCAGGACGTCCTGCGCGTCGTCGACCTCGCCCGGCAGGGCGTCACGGATGTCGTCGAGCAGCTCCAGGGTGTCCCCGCGCGGGACGACGCAACTGGAGGTCATCGGCACGCCGCGGGCTTCCTCCACGATGGTGACGAGCTCGTCGAGCGCCTCGAAAACCCGGTACACGGCCACTCCCTACCTACAGCGATCCCCACATTCCCTGAGTTCAGTTTGCCCTCATCACCGCCGTAAGGGGTGAAAGCGCGCGGTACCGGGCGTGTCCCCGCCGGTACCGCGCGCCATGATCACCGAAGGGTCAGCTCCGGATCCAGGACGAGCGCCAGCAATTGCTGGTCGGTGAGCGACGGCCCGCCGCGGCCGTTCAGCGCGCCGAGGTCCGTCACGGTGACCGCGGTGCCGTCGGCCAGGAACGCGATCGCGTCGCGCCCGGAGACCGATTCGACGGTCGTCCCCTTCAGATTCGCTCCGGGGTCGCCCTTCTCGTTGATCACGACCCGAGCCCCGCCCGGCCGGGGCAGCACCTCGCACCGCAGGGGTTTCCCGTCCGGCAACGTGACCTTGACCTCGGGGCAGGCGGCCCGATCGGAATATCCGTTCCTGGTGGAGACCACCCCGGTGAGCGTCACGTTGAACCCTCGTTCGGTTTTCGAGGCGTCCCGATAGCGCACGCTCGCGGTCATCAGGTCCCACTCGTCCGGGTAGGACTGCTCGAACCCGCCGAACGTGAGCTCGGTCGCGCCGGGCAGGAGGGCCGTGACCGCCTTCTTCAGATGCTCCAAGTTGCGGACCTTCTGCGGCGTCAGGTCCATGCGCGGTGTGTTCCCGTCCGGTCGTATCTGGGGCGGGAGCGCGGAGGTGGTGGCGGCGGGCGAGACCGGCGCCGTCCCTCCCCACGGTGCCACGAACACCACCGCGGCCGCGATCACCGCCAGTGTCGCGATGCCCGTGGCGACGACCCCTCGCCGGTTTCGCGCCTTCTTCGCCGCCGTCGCGGCGACCTCGTCCGGGTCGAAGCCGAGCGGGGGCTCGGCCAAGGTGATCCCGCGCAGCCTGTTCTCGAGTTCGTCCATCACGCGCTCCTCCCGGAGACAGCCTCGTCGTGCTGTCTCTGCAGGGCCGCGCGGAGGACGCCGAGTCCTCGCGCGGCCTGGCTCCTGACCGTCCCTTCCGAACAGCGCAGCGCGACGGCGACCTCCGCGACCGGGAGATCGGCGCAGTAGCGCAGCACGACGGCGGCGCGCTGTTTCGGAGGAACTTCGGCGAGGGCGCGAAGCAGCGAATCCGAGATGCCGGCGGGAGCCGGAGCAGCGGGCTCTTCGGGGACGACGCCGTCGCGGTTCTCTCTGCTCCGCCATGGTCGTCGCCGCTCGTCGAGCCAGCAGCGCATCAGGATCTGCCTCGTGTAGTTGTCGACGGGCCCTTTCCGGCGGACCTTCGGCCAGACCCGGTAGAGCTTGATGAGCGCGGTTTGGACCAGATCCTCCGCGAGATGCCAGTCGCCGCAGAGCAGGTACGCCGTCCGCCTGAGCGGTAGCGCCTTGTCCCTGGCGAACTCCCTGAAGCTCGCATCGTCCCCAGACCGCATCGTGCCTCCTCGTCCGTGTTCCGGTGTATCTCACGGACGGGGAGGCACGAAATGTTGCACGGGCGGGTCAGCCGGCGAGGTTCACCAGCTTGAAGGTGACGTAGCGGTCCGGCGTGTAGACGATCTCGCCGCCCTTGCCGGAGATCACGCGGTCGCTCGTGCCCACCGGGAACAGCTGGTAGTAGCCGGCGGCGCACGACGGCAGCACACCTTCGCGGTTCTCGTAGACCGTGCCGGTCGCGCCGCCGCGAGCCTTGTCCACCACGGACTTCGCCGCGGACGACAGGGTCGAGTAGCCGATCTTCGTCAGCTTCGAGGTGTCGCCGCAGGACGGCGCGGGCGTGCCGTCGACGTCGATCACGGAGAAGGTCTTGTAGTGGTCGGCGGTGTAGAAGTGCTCGCCGGCGTTACCGGTCACGATGCGGCGCGCACCGCGATCGGGCGAGCCCGGCGTCGGGACCGTGTACTCGCGGTAGTAGCCCGACGCGCACTTCGGGAGGATGTTCTCCCGGTTCGAGAAGACCGTGCCGTCCTTGTCCGGGTACGGGAACGGGCCACCCTTCTGGATGAGGTTGTAGGTCGTCGTCGCCTCGGCGGGCAGCGACGACAGCGACACGTGCTTGAACCCGGTGAGATCCCCGCACGGGTTCTGCTGGACGGAGACGGGAGCGGCCGTGGCCTGCGCGGCGCTCAGCCCACTGAAAAGAGTGACAAGCAGAACGAGCAGCGCGGCGGCGATCCGCGATCGTTTGTTGGTCATTTTCGGACCGTAACCCGATCATGTATTCACCAGAAGGCGTCGAGATGAACTCTTCATCGCCGCCCACCAGCGCCCGACCAACGGCTTCGGCCGTTCGGGTCAACCTCGTTCGGAGTACTTCTCCGAGAGGCGTTTGAACACTATCGGCGGCACCAGGTGCTCGATGTCGCCACCGAGCGCGGTGACCTCCTTGACCAGCGAGCTCGACACGAAGCCGTACGCCGGGTTGTTCGCCATCAGCAGGGTTTCGAGCCCGGTCAGCTCGCGGTTCATCTGCGCCATCTGCAGCTCGTAGTCGAAGTCGCTGACCGACCGCAGGCCCTTCGCGACCGCGATGATGTCGTTCTCGCGGCAGTAGTCGACCAGGAGTCCCTGCCAGGAATCGACGCGCACGTTCGGCAGCTTCGCGGTGATCTCGCGCAGCATGTCCATCCGCTCTTCGGTGGTGAACAGGCCTTTCTTGCTCTTGTTCACCCCCACCGCGACGACGACCTCGTCGAACAGCTTCGACGCCCGCTCGATGATGTCGAGATGTCCATTGGTGGCCGGGTCGTAGGACCCGGGACAGACCGCACGCCGCATGGCGCGGACGCTACCAAGGGCGGCGCCCCCCTGCGCGTTCTGCGCGTTCTGCGTCACACCTGATATTCGGCCCAGTAGAGCGCGGTGTCGCCGTAGCGCTTCGTCCGCATCGGCTCGAAGCCCACCGGCCAGTCCGGTTCGCCGTCCCGCGCGGCCCGCTCGATGACCACCAGCGCCCCGTCCGTGATCCACCGGTTCGCCGCGAGCGCGGCCATGACCTCCCCCAGGCGGGTGGAATCCACAGCGTAGGGCGGGTCGGCGAGGACGATGTCGAAGGTTTCCGGTGCCGGAGCGGCCACGACGGACTCGACGGCCCCGGCCCGGACCGTGCCGCCGAGCCCCAGGGCGGCGACGTTCCCCTTGAGCACGTCGACCGCGCGCCGGTCCGATTCGACGAACAGCGCGCCCGACGCGCCGCGGGACAACGCCTCCAGCCCGAGCGCGCCCGAACCGGCGTAAAGGTCGAGGACCTGGGCCCCTTGCAGCTCGCCGGCGACCTCCAGCGCGTTGAACAGCGCCTCGCGTACGCGTTCCGAGGTGGGCCTCGTGCCTTTCGGCGGGACCTTCAGCCGCCTGCCGCCCGCGGTCCCCGCCACGATCCTGGTCATTGGAGCATCGTGCCTCAACGCCTTCCACCGTGACGTTGGCCGGGACTTGGTGAAGCCTCCGCCCAGCTCGCGTAGAGTCGTCCTTCGCCCTCGGAGGCGATAGAAGCGTTTAGGAGCGTTGCGTGTCCGAACCTCGGGTCAGACGGGCCGAGATCGCCATCGAGCAAGCCCATGTGGACACCGTCTACACCCGGCTCGCCGAACTGCGAGCCCAGGCTGAGGCCATGCGTACCAAGGGCTACGAGATCGGCCATGGCGCCGGGCGGGAAGCCATCTTCGAGCAGGCGTCCATGCTGTTCGAACGGGACATGATGGTGTATCACGCCAATCAGACCCTCCAGACCCTCGACGCGGAATACGAGGGCCTGGTCTTCGGCAGGCTCGACCACCTCGACAACGACCACATCTACGTCGGCCGTCTCGGCATCCGCGACGCCGAGTTCGACAACCTCGTCACCGACTGGCGCGCGCCCGCGGCCGCGGCGTTCTACCAGGCGACGGCCGAGGAGCCGATGGACGTCGTCCGGCGCCGGGTGATCCGGTGCTCGGGCCAGAACGTGCTCGACGTCGACGACGACGTCCTGATCGCCGACGCGGTCCCCGACGGCATGCAGATCGTCGGCGAAGGCGCGCTGATGGCCGCGCTCGGCCGGTCGCGCGGCGAGAAGATGCGGGACATCGTCGCCACCATCCAGAAGGAACAGGACGAGGTCATCCGCGCGCCGTGGCGCGGGGTCACCGAGATCACCGGCGGCCCCGGCACCGGCAAGACCGCGGTCGCGCTGCACCGTGCGGCGTACCTGCTCTACCGCCACCGCCGCCAGCTCGGCGGCGCGGGCGTGCTGGTGATCGGCCCGTCCGGCGTGTTCACCAGCTACATCTCGCGGGTGCTGCCGTCGATGGGTGAGACGAACGTCGAACTGCGCGCGCTCGGCGAGGTCCTCGACGGCCTCGAAGCCACCCGGCAGGACCCGGCTCCCCTGGCGGCGATCAAGGGATCGCTGCGGATGCGCAAGATCCTGCTGCGCGCGCTGCGGGACACGCCGGAAGACGCGCCCGAGGACATGAAGATCGTCTACCGCGGCGAGGTGCTGCGGCTCAACGCGCGCGAGCTCGACAAGGTGCGCCGCAAGGTGCACACCGCGGGCGGGCCGCCGAACCGGTCGCGGATACGCGCCGCCGAACTGCTGCTCGACGCGCTCGCCGCGAAGGCCGAGCAGCACGCGAAGGACGACGGCCGTCAGATCGACAAGGCCGAGCTGATCACCGAGCTCGGCGAGCGCATCGAGTTCCACCGGTTCCTCGTGGTCTGGTGGCCGATCCTGTACCCGGCGCAGATCCTGCGCTGGCTCGGCACCGAGAAGCGGCTCGCCTCCGCGGCGAAGGGCCTGCTCAACCGCAACGAGATCAGCATGCTCGCGGCCGACTTCGCCGACCGCTCGCGCGGCTGGACCATCGCGGACGTCGCGCTCCTCGACGAGCTTCGCGTCCTCATCGGCACGCCGCCCAAGAGCCGCCGGGCCCGCCAGAACGTCGAGGTCAACCCGGAGCGCGGCGGCGCCCCGACCCGGCCCGAGCACTACGACGAGTACTCGCACGTGGTCGTCGACGAGTCGCAGGACCTCTCGCCGATGCAGTGGCGGATGGTCGGACGGCGCGGCAAGTACGCGAGCTGGACCGTGGTCGGCGACCCGGTGCAGAGTTCGTGGCCGGATCCGGCCGAGGCCGCGATGGCGCGGGACCAGGCGTTCGGGCTCAAGACGACCCGCCGCCGGTTCACCCTGCGCACCAACTACCGGAACTCGGCGGAGATCTTCGACCTGGCCGCGAAGGTCGTCGCCGGGCACGCGGAGGCCGACGAGCTTCCGCGCGCGGTGCGGCAGACCGGCGTCACGCCGGAGGTCCGGCCCGTCGAGGCGTCCGGCCTGGAGGCGGCGACGCAGGCCGCGGTGAAGGAGCTGATGGGCGCCGTCGAAGGCACCGTCGGCGTGATCACCGCCATGGACCGGGTGCCCGAGGTCGAGGGCTGGCTCGCGGAGCTTTCCGACGAGCGGCTCAAGGTCGTCGGCAGCCTCGATTCCAAGGGTCTCGAGTACGACGCCGTCGTGCTGGTGGAGCCGAACGACCTCATCACCGAGTCGACCACCGGCCGCCGGGTGCTGTACGTCGCGCTGACCCGCGCGACCCAGCAGCTGACCGTCCTGGCGTCCAACCCGGACTGGATCCCGGCTGCCTGATCACGCGTGTCGTCCATCCGATCACGGGTGTCGTCCGCCTGATCACGCGAGTTCGCCGTTCAATCACGCGAGTTACGGGCCCAGTCACGCGAGTCGCGCGTTCAAGCACGCGAGTTCGGCCTTCGAGCACGCGGGTTCGCCGTGCCTCGACGGACGACACGCGTGATCGAACGGACGACACACGTGCTTGAGGACGCGACACGCGTGCCTGGACGCGCGACTCGCGTGCTTGGGGGCGTAACTCGCGTGATCGGGGGCGAAAAAGCTGAAGGGCTCCTTCAGGACACTGGTGAATGCCCTGAAGGAGCCCTTCAGACCCCCGGTGAGTGAACGATGTGGGGACGCATCGCACGTCCAGGGGTATTTCTAGCGCCTCTTCGTTGTTCGGTGTCACGGCGATTCCACCGAACAACAACGCCGAACAACGAATCGGCCGTGGTCACGGGCACGGAGGCGCGTAATCGAGCCCCGGCAGGTGTTGTTCCCACTCGTCCGCCGTGATCCGCGGGTACACCGTCGCGCAGATGCGTTCGGCCGCCCGCTCGGGGCTGGTCTCCCACAACCGCACGCTGCCGTCCGCGACCGAACCCGCGAGCGTATGCCCATCGGGGGCGAACGCCACGGCGTTGACCCGGTCGACGTCGTCGGTCAGGTTCGCCGATGCGCGGACGGATCCCGGATCGGAGACATCCCATAGTCGCACGGACCGGTCGTAGCTGCCGGTCGAGAAGGTCTTCCGGTCGCCGCTGAACGCGACCGAGATGACGTTGTCGGTGTGCCCCGCCAGCAACGCGGCCTCCCGCGGTGCCGCCGGATCCGTCACGTCCCAGAGCCGGGCCGTGCGGTCGGCGCTCCCGGTGGCGGCGAGTTTCCCGTCGGGGCTGTAGGCCACCGAGAACACCGTGTCGGAGTGTCCTTTCAAGACCGAAAGCTGCTTCGGCGCCTTCGGGATGGAGACGTCCCACAGCCGGGCGGTGTGGTCCCAGCCTCCGCTGAGCAGGGTGCGGCCGTCCGGGCTGAACGTGATCGAATGGACGTCGTCCTCATGCCCGGCCAGCGTCGCGAGCTCGACGGGCCGCCGGATGTCGGCGACGTCCCACAGCTTCATCGTGTGCCCGGAACCCGCGGTCGCGAGCGTCCGGCCGTCCGGGCTGAACGCGACGGGATCGATCTCGTCCGACGGCCGGTAGAAGACGCCCACGTCGACCGGCTTGCGCGGATCGGTGACGTCGATCAGCCGCATGGTGTGATCCCAGGAGCCGGCGGCGAGCGCCCGGCCGTCCGGGCTGAACGCGAGACCACAGACGCCTTGGCCGAAACCGGCGACCTTGCCCACCTCCCGCGGGTTGCGGGTGTCGGAGACGTCGACCAGGCGCACCACGCCGTCCTGGCTGCCGGTGGCCAGCAGTTTCCCGTCGGCGCTGAACACCGCCCGGCAGGCCGACCTCGCCGGACCGCTGATCGCGGGCCCCGGCAGATCCCACATCCGCACCGTCTGGTCGTCGCTCGCGGTCACCAGCGTGCGGCCGTCCGGGGAGAACACCGCCCAGACCACGGCCGCGGTGTGCCCGACGAGCGCCGGCTTCTGGCGCGGCTTCGCCGGATCGGTGACCTCCCACAGCCGCGCGGCACGGTCGAAACCGGTCGTGGCCAGTGTCGTCCCGTCGGGACTGAACGCCACGGACCGCACGATGGACTTGTGCGCGTCGATCGTCCCCAGCGGTGACGGCGCACTGGGGTCGGCGACGTTCCACAGGCGCGCGGTCTGGTCGATGCTCGCGGTGGCGAGCGTCCGGCCGTCCGGGCTGAACGCCGCGGAGTGGACCCCGGCGGTGTGCCCGTTCACGACTCCGAGCGGTTTGGCCGTGACCGGGTCGGCCACGTCCCAGAGCCGCGCGGTCTTGTCCGCGCCGGTCGAGACGAGTGTCCGCCCGTCGGGGGCGTAGGCGAGGCCGTTGACGTTGCCGGTGTGCCCGGTCAACGTGGCCGCCAGCACCGGTTTCGCTAGGTCACGGACGTCGAACAGGCGCACCGTGCCCTCGCCGTCCGCGGTGGCGAGCACCGCCGCCTTCGGGCTGAACGCCACCGCGTTGACCCGGCCCGGATGCTCCCCGACCAGCACTCCCTGCCCGGGTTTCGCCGGGTCGGCGACGTTCCACAGCCGCGCGGTCTTGTCCCAGCCCGCCGTCGCGACCGCGCCGCCGTCGGCGCTGAAGGACACCGAGTTGACGTTGCCGGTGTGCCCGGTCAGCGTGGCCAGCTCGCTCGGGCGATGGGGATCCTTGATGTCCCACAGCTTGGCCGTCTGGTCCCAGCTGCCGGTCACCATCACCTGGCCGTCGCCGCGCAGCGCGGTCGCGTTGACGCGATGGCCGTGCCCTCGGACACGGGTCGAGTACGGCGACTCGAACATCGCGAGCACACTGCCGCGGGTGTCCACACTCGGATCGACGCGGTACGCCGCCAGCGCGAGCTGCGCGGCCAGCGCCGGGTTCGTCATCCGCATCTCGATGGCCTGTCCGGCGACCTTCTGCGCGAGCGCGCTGTTGCGCTGGGCGGTCGCGGTCTGCTCGGCCCGGACGGCGTACACCATCGCTGCCGTCGCCAGCACCAGCAGGACCGCCAGGAGCGCGACCAGCTGGCGCAGCCGCCGGGTGCGGCGCCGCGCGACGGCCTGCTCCTGGTTCTCGATCGCCACGCTCGCCTCGAGGAACCGGCGTTCACGCTGGGAAAGCGCGCTCTCGTGCTCCCCCGCCCAGTCCCTGGCGATGGACAGCCGCGCGCCGCGGTAGAGCCAGCCGTCGTCACGGCCGACCGATTCCCAAGCGTCGGTCGCTTCGGTGAGCTGGCGGTGCACGCGCAGGCCCTCGCGATCCTCGGCGAGCCATTCGCGCAGGCGCGGCCAGCCCCGGATCAACGCCTCGTGCGCGATCTCGATGCCGTTGTCGTCGAGGGTGACCAGCCGCGAAGACGCCAGCCTGTCCAGCACGACGGCGACGTCCGGGTCGTCGGCATCCACCTCTTCGCGGGTGATGCGGCGCTTGGTGTCTTCGGTGCCTTCGCCGAGCGCGGTCATCCGCAGGAAGATCTGGTTCGCCAGCCGCTGCTGGTGTTCGCTCAGCGAGGTGAAGGTGTGCTCGGAGGTCTGCGCGACCGACCGTTCGATCCCGCCGGTGGACTCGTAGCCGGTGAGGGTGAGGGTGTTGCCGTGGCGGCGGCGCCAGGTCTCCAGCAGCGCGTGCGAAAGCAGCGGCAGCACGCCGGGCTGGCCGGTCGCGTCGGCGACGAGCCGCGAGACCAGCGCGTTCTCGACGCGGTACCCGGCGTCGATCGCCGGTCGCGAGATGGCCTGCCGCAGCTCCTCGGTGCTCATCGGGCCGACGAGGATCTGCGCGTCCTGCATGGCCTCGACCAGCTCGGGATGCCGCGCACAATGCGTGTAGAAGTCGGTGCGGATACCGAGGACGACCCTCGTCCGGCTCTCCGGTTCGGTCGTCGCGGTGACCAGCGCCGACAGGAAGGCTGCGCGCTCGTCGACGTCCTGGCAGAGCGTGAAGACCTCTTCGAACTGGTCGACGACCAGCACGACGTCACCCTCGCGGTCGGCGACCAGCTGACGGGCGGCCAGGCCGAGGTTGCGCGGATGTTCGGTGAGTTCGGTGAGCAGCCCGCCCGGCGCGAGCCCGAGCGCGGCGCCGAACTGGACGGCGCACTCCTGCAGCGGCCGCGACCCCGGGGTCATCAGCATGGTCACGGAGCCTTCGGCGAGCGCGGGGAGCAGGCCCGCCCGGAGCAACGACGACTTACCCGAACCGGAAGCCCCCAGAACCGCCAAGAATCGTTGATCCGAAAGCCTCGTGACGAGTTTTCCGACAAGTCGTTCGCGACCGAAGAATCGGCCCGCGTCATCCGGCCCGAATGCGGCCAGACCGATATAAGGGACCGATTCCCCATTCAGCGGGGCAACCGGTGAATCATCGACTCCGCCGCGCGTCCGCTCGGTCACGTCGTGCCATCGGGCCGTCCACTCCTCCTCGGGGCCGTCGCACGCCCGGACGTACGCCAAAGTCACCGCCAAGCTGGGCATCTTCTTCCCACCGGCGGCTTCGGAGAGGGTGCCCGCGGAGTAGTGGGCGCGCCTGCCCAGCTCGCGGTACGTCGGGTTCCCGGCCTTCTCCCGCAGACGCCGGAGATCGGCGGCGAACCCCAGCAACGGATCGTCGCCGGGGTCCAAAGGTCGTTCCGGACGCGGCACCCTCAATCCTTTCTTTTCAGTGGTTTTCCCACCCTCGCATTCGGGGGCAACCGTACCGTGGAAACGGGGGAACCCCACCGAGTACCGGGTACATCGGGACGGTTAATTTCGATCGATTGACAGACGCGGGAAGGGATCGGGGTCCCGCCGCGTTGTACCGGGGCGTGACCTCTTTGCCTGACATCCCGCTGTCCGTGCTCGACCTCTCGCCCGTCGTGGCCGGAGGCGGTGTCGCGGATTCGCTGCGCAACACGCTCGACCTCGCCCGCCGGACCGAAGCCCTCGGCTATCACCGGTACTGGCTCGCCGAGCACCACAACATGCCCGGTATCGCGAGCTCCGCGACCGCCGTGATGATCGGCCAGGTCGCGGCCGCCACCGAACGCATCCGGGTCGGCTCCGGCGGGGTCATGCTGCCGAACCACGCGCCGCTGGTGGTGGCCGAGCAGTTCGGCACCCTGGAGGCGTTCCACCCCGGCCGGATCGACCTCGGCATCGGGCGCGCGCCGGGCACCGACCAGCGGACCGCGCTCGCGCTGCGCGGCCCCGGCGGGCTCAGCGCGGAGAACTTCCCGCAGCAGTTCGCGGAACTGCTCGCCTACTTCGAGCACTCCGACCAGCGCGCCGTCAACGCCGTGACCGCCGAGGGCAACAAGCCGCCGGTGTGGCTGCTCGGATCGAGCGGCTTCAGCGCGCGCATGGCGGGCGAACTGGGCCTGCCGTTCTCGTTCGCGCACCACTTCAGCGCCGAGAACACGCTGCCCGCCGTGGCGCTCTACCGCGACGCGTTCAAACCGTCGGACGTCCTCGACGAGCCGTACGTGATGCTCGGCGTCTCCGTGGTCGCCGCCGAAACCGACGAACGCGCCCAGTACCTCGCCGCCCCCAGCGGGCTGACGTTCCTCAGCCTGCGCAAGGGCCGCCCCATCCCGCTGCCGACGCCGGAGGACGCCGCGGCGTACCCGTACACCGACATCGAGCGCGTGTTCATCGAGGACCGGGCTTCGAGCAGCATCATCGGCTCGCCTGAGACGGTCCACAAGGGACTGGAGACCTTGCTCGCGGACACGGGCGCCGACGAGCTGATGATCACGACCATGGTGCACGACCAGGCGGATCGGGTGCGGTCGTACGAACTGGTCGCCGAACTGACGCGCTGACGCCCGCCCTGACGCAGGTCGGCGGCAGGTTCGTGAAGGCCTCCTTGAGGGACTCTGGGTCCCTCAAGGAGGCCTTCACGGACTTTCGGCTCATCCGGCAGACCGGAAGTACATGAAGGTCCGGCGCCACGAATGGACCAACGCCCCGCCGATCACGAAAGAACGGACAAGATCCCCGCTCGCCTTTGTCAGAAAAAGACAAGAATTCACCGGTTACCAGGACGTGACGTCTTGATCACACCGAAGTTCTTGTCACCAGGCAGGCGCGTGATTAGCGTACCGACCAGTAGCAAACAGCACGGTAACACCCCGTTGATCCTCGTCAACGATTCCGTTCCGCCATTCGGAGCATAGGAATTGCGCAAGCTGGGGTGTATTCG from Amycolatopsis sp. EV170708-02-1 includes:
- the rnc gene encoding ribonuclease III, which codes for MGGKSAGGPPADPAPLLEALGITIEPELLTLSLTHRSYAYENGGLPPNERLEFLGDAVLGLVVTDHLYNTHPELAEGQLAKLRASVVNMHALARVARGLGEGGLGRHLLLGKGEELTGGRDKASILADGLEAVIGAAYQQHGIDVARKLVHHLFDGLLAEAPLRGAGLDWKTSLQELTASAGLGVPEYKVEDTGPDHRKEFSATVLVGGRELGYGSGTTKKEAEQKAAETAWRQLSAELDIEQPPKTT
- the rpmF gene encoding 50S ribosomal protein L32, encoding MAVPKRKMSRSNTRARRSQWKAAPVQLVPCSNRACKQPKLQHIACPACGQHNGRQVVEPA
- a CDS encoding DUF177 domain-containing protein; this encodes MSENKSPQARPAQLDDRNPWVLDTRELGRHAGLSKAVQRSIPVENALGVPDVITIDAGSSLELDLMLESVVEGVLVSGTASAVATGHCSRCLDPITEDVEVDLTELFAYPGSATEETTDEDEIPRLVDDRIDLEPTVRDAVVLALPLAPLCTEDCRGLCTECGVKWADLEPGHGHEKIDPRWAALVDRFGDETGDDQADGPGKQA
- a CDS encoding DivIVA domain-containing protein, giving the protein MYRVFEALDELVTIVEEARGVPMTSSCVVPRGDTLELLDDIRDALPGEVDDAQDVLDKRDQLIQTARTEAAETITTANTEADRTVADAQAEAERILADARARAEQMMSDAHSEAERMVAAGQAEFQNLTDRSRAESERMIQAGRDAYERAIEDGRAEQARLVAQTEVVQAAHGEAARIVDEAHVEADKQRGDCDAYVDGKLAEFSELLATTLRTVDSGRNHLRSPVNLPGNSRTSLYDYQS
- a CDS encoding SigE family RNA polymerase sigma factor translates to MRSGDDASFREFARDKALPLRRTAYLLCGDWHLAEDLVQTALIKLYRVWPKVRRKGPVDNYTRQILMRCWLDERRRPWRSRENRDGVVPEEPAAPAPAGISDSLLRALAEVPPKQRAAVVLRYCADLPVAEVAVALRCSEGTVRSQAARGLGVLRAALQRQHDEAVSGRSA
- a CDS encoding ribonuclease domain-containing protein; this translates as MTNKRSRIAAALLVLLVTLFSGLSAAQATAAPVSVQQNPCGDLTGFKHVSLSSLPAEATTTYNLIQKGGPFPYPDKDGTVFSNRENILPKCASGYYREYTVPTPGSPDRGARRIVTGNAGEHFYTADHYKTFSVIDVDGTPAPSCGDTSKLTKIGYSTLSSAAKSVVDKARGGATGTVYENREGVLPSCAAGYYQLFPVGTSDRVISGKGGEIVYTPDRYVTFKLVNLAG
- the coaD gene encoding pantetheine-phosphate adenylyltransferase — protein: MRRAVCPGSYDPATNGHLDIIERASKLFDEVVVAVGVNKSKKGLFTTEERMDMLREITAKLPNVRVDSWQGLLVDYCRENDIIAVAKGLRSVSDFDYELQMAQMNRELTGLETLLMANNPAYGFVSSSLVKEVTALGGDIEHLVPPIVFKRLSEKYSERG
- the rsmD gene encoding 16S rRNA (guanine(966)-N(2))-methyltransferase RsmD, with the translated sequence MTRIVAGTAGGRRLKVPPKGTRPTSERVREALFNALEVAGELQGAQVLDLYAGSGALGLEALSRGASGALFVESDRRAVDVLKGNVAALGLGGTVRAGAVESVVAAPAPETFDIVLADPPYAVDSTRLGEVMAALAANRWITDGALVVIERAARDGEPDWPVGFEPMRTKRYGDTALYWAEYQV